A region from the Geobacter benzoatilyticus genome encodes:
- a CDS encoding glutamate synthase-related protein: MLYKSVTESFNEFIIDRSDAKCIRCKVCIRQCAYEVHDYEAAADTLTEDNTRCIGCRRCSALCPTGAITIRSNEEVFKRNESWSNAHIRNLYAQADTGGILLAAMGNPAKYPIYWDHMLLDASQVTNPSIDPLREPMELRTYLGKKPHSIEVVRDEQTGKPKLATKLTPQIKMEYPFIFSAMSYGALNLNAHKAMAMAAKELGTLYNTGEGGLHKDLYQYGSNVMVQVASGRFGVSEAYLNAGVAIEIKVGQGAKPGIGGHLPGEKVNDQISETRMIPMGADAISPAPHHDIYSIEDLRQLIFALKEATDYTKPVSVKIAAVHHVAAIASGVARAGADIITIDGFRGGTGAAPQVIRDNVGIPMELALAAVDARLRDEGIRNQVSIVVGGGVRSSGDAIKAIALGADAINMGTSTLLALGCTLCQRCYTGKCPWGITTNNPYLAKRLNPELGAERLVNLVHAWGHEMKEILGGMGLNALESLRGNRYKLRALGLTEKDMNILGVMPAGE, encoded by the coding sequence GTGCTCTACAAATCCGTAACGGAATCATTTAACGAATTCATCATCGACCGCAGCGATGCCAAGTGCATCCGCTGCAAGGTCTGCATCCGACAGTGTGCCTATGAGGTCCACGACTATGAGGCCGCGGCAGACACGCTCACCGAGGACAACACCCGCTGCATCGGCTGCCGGCGCTGCTCGGCCCTCTGCCCCACCGGCGCCATCACCATCCGGAGCAACGAAGAGGTGTTCAAGCGTAATGAGTCGTGGTCCAACGCCCACATCCGCAACCTCTACGCCCAGGCCGACACGGGGGGCATTCTCCTGGCGGCCATGGGCAACCCGGCCAAATACCCCATCTACTGGGACCACATGCTGCTGGACGCCTCCCAGGTAACGAACCCCTCCATCGACCCCTTGCGGGAGCCCATGGAGCTGCGGACCTACCTGGGGAAAAAGCCCCACTCCATCGAGGTGGTCCGCGACGAGCAGACCGGCAAGCCCAAGCTCGCCACCAAGCTCACCCCTCAGATCAAGATGGAGTATCCCTTCATCTTCTCCGCCATGAGCTACGGCGCCCTCAACCTCAACGCCCACAAGGCCATGGCCATGGCTGCCAAGGAACTGGGCACCCTCTACAACACCGGCGAGGGCGGGCTCCACAAGGACCTCTACCAGTACGGGAGCAACGTCATGGTGCAGGTGGCCTCGGGCCGCTTCGGCGTGAGCGAAGCATACCTTAATGCCGGGGTGGCCATCGAGATCAAGGTGGGCCAGGGAGCAAAACCGGGCATCGGCGGCCACCTCCCCGGCGAGAAGGTCAACGACCAGATCTCCGAAACCAGGATGATTCCCATGGGCGCGGACGCCATCTCGCCGGCGCCCCACCACGACATATACTCCATCGAGGATCTGCGCCAGCTGATCTTCGCCCTTAAGGAAGCCACCGACTACACCAAGCCGGTATCGGTCAAGATTGCGGCGGTCCACCACGTGGCGGCCATCGCTTCGGGCGTGGCCCGGGCCGGCGCCGACATCATCACCATCGACGGCTTCAGAGGGGGGACCGGCGCGGCCCCCCAGGTAATCCGCGACAACGTCGGCATCCCCATGGAGCTGGCCCTTGCAGCCGTTGATGCCCGGCTACGGGACGAGGGGATCAGGAACCAGGTTTCCATCGTGGTGGGTGGCGGGGTCCGCTCCTCCGGTGACGCCATCAAGGCCATCGCCCTGGGTGCCGACGCCATCAACATGGGGACCTCGACACTCCTGGCTCTGGGCTGCACCCTCTGCCAGCGCTGCTACACCGGCAAGTGCCCCTGGGGAATCACCACCAACAACCCGTATCTCGCCAAGCGCCTCAACCCGGAACTGGGTGCCGAGCGGCTGGTGAACCTGGTCCACGCCTGGGGTCACGAGATGAAGGAAATCCTCGGCGGCATGGGGCTCAACGCCCTGGAGTCGCTGCGGGGCAACCGTTACAAGCTCCGTGCCCTGGGACTCACCGAAAAAGACATGAACATCCTGGGCGTCATGCCCGCTGGAGAATAA